The Mucilaginibacter gracilis genomic interval GTATATTTGTTATCGTAAGAATATGCAGCATTTGCATAATAAGAAACATATCTGTTAAGGGTACCAACAATGTTGCCGTCGGTTTGTGGGATATATCCCGATCCTGCCGGGTTCATGGGATAAAATTGCCCATAGTTTAAATTACCGACTGTCGTACCAAAATCTTTATTATAGCCATAAGAAACCCGGGTAAACGCTTCTGTCCTAAACTCTCTTATTTCCGCACCGCCGATTGCAGTAAGGGAACTTTTTTTAAAATCCTGATCATAGTTCAGCTGTGCTCTCAGGCTATTTATGTACCAATTTGCATTGGAGAGGGTTAAAATTCCACCTAACGGAAAGTTATATGTTGTAACGCCTGTACTGGAATTATAGCTGCCAAATTCATTGATAAGATTTCGTGTATAATAACTTTCCTGGCTCTGGTCGTTTGTTCCCTGAATTATCTCACGTTCATTTTGGTAATTGATCTGAGCGCTTAGCTGAGGAATAAATTTGTATGTGGCTCCGGCTTTCAGCAGTATATCACTAACTTTCGTATTGTTATCACCTAACCTGAGTTCATTAAGAGGGCTGTAAGACCAGTCCATCAACCCTTGCGATTTAATGATTTTGATATAGGCATCGTTATAAATATAAGGGATGGCAAGTGGATTGCCATTTGCGTCAGCCAGACGGTCATATGGTATTACGTTGCCATAGGGATAGCCGTTACCTGATAGTGTACCAAATCCAACACTGTTATTTAGCAGGGTTGTATTTTGGCTATAGTTGATGCCTGCAGATAATTCCAGATTTTTTGTGACCGAGTATGTATTAGTGCTGTTTATTGTTGTTCGGTTGTAACCGTTGCGGACAAGCGTATTCCTATCATTATCCTGCCCGATAGATAACTGATAGGTCATGTCTTTACCACCACCCCTGATTCCTAAAGAATATTGTTGATTGACGGCCTTTTGATAAATGTATTTGGCGTAGTCATTTCTTACGTCATATTGACTTAAAGTATTCAACTGACTGGCGGCATCCGAGCTTGTGATATTTCCGGCTCGTTGCTGTGCGAGTATCCCGACCGCCGGGGATAAGGCAGGATTGTATACATAGTCTGAAATAAGTGGATCAAAGTAACCTTGATTAAACAGATATTGCTCTACACCTATATAACTTTTGGGGTCTAAAAAATTCTTTGCGTAAAACAGGTCAGGCTTATTGATCACCGTCAAAGTGCTGTTGAATTCAACTTTCATCTTTTGGTTGAGCTTTCCTTTTTTTGTAGTGATAACTATTACGCCATTTCCTGATCTAGCCCCCCATATTGACGCTGCCGCAGCATCCTTTAAAATCGTAATATTCTCGATGTCATTTGGATTTAGATTATTTATCTCCCCCTCATAAGGAAAATTATCAACTACAATCAATGGTTGAGTAGAGGCCATGAAAGTACTGACACCCCTGATTGTAATACCGGAATTTTTCCCCGAAGGTTGCGTTGCGATAGCTGTGATGTTAGCCAATCCGCTAACAAAAAGTCCTGAAGCCACTCCGTCGATACGGTCAATGATATTGGTCGATACCCGCCTATTTAAAAGAGTATTGTCTATTTGGTCAAATGACCCGGTTGCTCTTTCCTTTGGTAAAGACTGGTAACCGGTTGAAACAACCGCCACTTGGCTCAATTGTGATGAAGCGGTATGAAGGACAACTGTAATCGGGTTTGAGAGTGTTTTAATGGCTGCAATTTCTGTCTTGTAACCTATAAAGCTTACAACTATTACTGCATCGTCCTGTACATTCAATAGTTTAAACCGGCCATTTGAATCAGTGATCGTAACGTTTGTACTATTCTGAACCTTAATGGTCGCTCCGTTGATCGGCATACCCGTTGTATCAGTAACCAGGCCAGTTATATCCCTGGCGGCAATTAGTTTGTCATCTTTCGCTGCTGGTGTTAAATGTTCAGTGGCGCTTTTTTTTTCTGATTTAATTGCCGTTACCCCGATAAGCGTTCCCGCTTGTTTAAATCGTAGCGGCACCTGCTTTTCAATTTGAGAAAGCACCTGCGCAAGCGGCGTGTTATTGACTTTCAGCGTCAATTCTGGTAAGCCTTCCAATAGTTTATCGTCACAAACGAAGCTGACAGATGCCTGTTTCTCGATAGTCTTGAATAGCTGCTTTATATTAACATTACGGACATCAATAGTAATGTTCTGTGCATTGCTTGTGTTTGCCAAAAGCAGCGCGCTACAACAGAGTTGTATGCAAATGATAATGAAGGTTATGCGCATACACTTAAAGTATAGGGTACGGTAAATTTTTACCATCTTTGTTTGGGTTAATTAGGTGAGAACTTAATGAACTTTGCCTTTGCTACAGCGGCTCGAATCAACGTAGCGAAGGCTTCTTTTTTACCGGACTATATACCGGCTCTTTCCTTTCTTCCCTTGGAAGCCCGGAAATTATTTTATAATCACTGTGCTGTCATTCGCTAACTGATACTGAAAATGTTTTGAAAAGCTTAGTGCTGTCAAGACATCGCTAAGCGGTTGGTTATTGAGTTTCATAGAGGTAATCTCAGTGAGCAGTTTAGGGCTTTGCACCTTGATATGTACATTGTATTTCCTTTCCAAAGCCTGGAACACATTGTCTAAGGATTCGTTATCGAATACCAGCCGATTTTCGCGCCATGCAGCGATATCATTAATTCCCTGATGTTGAACTACGGATTTGGTATTATTATCAACTATTACCTGCTGACCAGGTAATAAGAATACAGCTCCTTTGTTCAAAGCGGTAATTGTTAGACCTACTTTACCTGTGGCTACTGTGATTCGTGTATCCTTTTCCTGTGCGAATGCCTTTATCTCAAATGATGTACCCAATACTGTTACGGCCACAGTAGAAGTGCGGATTAAAAACGGATGTTCAGCCTGATGCACTACGTCAAAAAATGCCTGTCCTTTCAGATAAACCGTTCTCGTTTTACCGATAAAACGTTCTGGGTATTGTAGACACGAGCCCGCATTTAACCATATTTTAGAACTATCCGGCAAGGTTACTTGTAGGGTATGTCCCATTGGAACATTGACCGCGATCATATCAGGTTGAGCATTATTCCGTAATACCAGCAATATGCCGGCAACAACGAACACAATGACAACAGCCACCGCCCTAAACCATGTCTGGCGCCACATAGGAACGATCACCCTTTCGTCTGCGTCGATAAGGTATTGAAGCCTATTATAAACACGGCTATATACCGGCTGTCTCTCTGCTAATGTTGCTTCATCTATTCCGGTGGTATCGGCCATTTCATTTACGATGAGTTCCAAAAGGGCTTCACTATCCCTTTCCACATGAAAATGTTGCAGTAAAGCGTTAACCTCATCCTCGGTGGCGCGACCAGCGATATACCGCTCAAAAAGCTCTTTAAGTTCGTTTGTTTCCAATTTTCTTTTGATTAATTCCGTGTGTTAAAAACATCCCCCCGCCTCGCGCGGAGGGGACTGCTCATCATTTAACTATAACTGATTTATCACTAAAACTTCCGGTATTATTCATTCATTTTATCCCGTTCTCTCCGGTTATCTCTCCACAAGAGGATGATCCAGACAATCAATACGACACTAATGACGAATTCAACAGCAAGAACAAAGGCAGTATTGGATTCCAACATTCAACGCTATAAATTATTTGCGCTGCTCGGCCCTTTCACTTCCTGTATACAGGTATGACGGGGAGCGGTAGTAGAACATCTGCTCTGAAAAAAAATATTTTTGAAAAAAATGAATAGATGTCGTTATTCACAGGTTATCATACACTTTATTCATAGCTAATCATACACTTTTTTGATGGCAATGATCTTTAGTGTCTAATCAGCTTTTAAATAAAAAAGCAGAACTTCAATTAAAGTTCTGCCATCAGACGGGATCGTCTGTTTAAGATCAATCGCTGGTCAATGAACGCATCACTGCCAGGGAATCCATGTAATCACGCCAATGAATGATTTTCCGGTCCTTTATAGTGATGATAGAACAAAAGCGGTTGTCATAAGATTTTCCGGTGGAAGGCACCGTACCATGCACTTCGTACTCCAATATGATGACATTAGCCGGCTGTTGCGCTTTGTACATTCTTAAATGGTCTGCTGAATGCAGTACATTGCTGTAACCGCTGAACCAATCCATATAAGCTTTTCTGCCCGATATCTTGTTGGTAAAGCCCGGAAAGTTGTACATGAATTCAAATACTGCATCATCTGCTACCGCATCCCAAAAATGCTCCCCGTCAACTTCCCCGGTAAGACCTTCCATGATGATGCTGAAAAAAGGCCCCGCATTTTTATTAAATCCAGGATGGTTCCTGTTGAGTTCAATCTTTTTCATAATGAATCATTCCAATGTTATAAAATTACTTATTTCAATGCGTTTTTTAGTTCTGCCGCAGCCTGCAGCATGGATGATCTCGTGGCGGCGATGTGCGCAAGCGGGTTAAGCAGGCCCCAGTCATGAATGACGCCGTTATAACGGGTCAGTGTTACCGCCACGCCGGCCTCATCCAGTTTACGGGCATAGGCTTCGCCTTCATCCCGCAACACATCATTTTCGGCGGTCTGCACCAATGCAGGGGGTAATCCTTTTAACTGGTCAGGGGTCGCGCGCAAAGGCGAGGCATAGATTTCATGACGTGCATTTTCGTCGGTCGTGTAGCTATCCCAGAACCAGATCATCATATTCCGGGTCAGGAAGCGGCCGTTTTCATAGGCATGATAAGACCCGTCGTCGAAAGCTGCATTGGTCACCGGCCAGAACAGCATTTGGAATTTAATCTCTGGCCCTTTTTTGTCTTTGGCCATCAATGCTACGACCGCTGCCATATTGCCGCCGACGCTGTTGCCCGCAACAGCAAGCTTTTTACCGTTCACGCCTATTTCTTCGCCATGCAATGAAACCCATTTAGTGGCGGCATAAGCCTGGTTGATCGCAACCGGGTAATGCGCTTCGGGTGATGGCGCATAGTCGGGAAATACCGCAGCCAGCCCGCTTTCCACGACCAGGTCGCGGACGAAGCGGCGGTGCGTAGGATAATCCCCTAATACCCATCCGCCACCATGGAAGAACATGAACACGGGAATATCTTTTTTCGCACCGGCCGGCTTAACGATATGGATATTAACTGTGATGCCATCCTGCGTGATGATCTTTTCCGACTCTTCAATACCGGAATAATCGACGGATACAGATTGCTGTGCGCCGGCCAGCACTTGTCTTGCATCGGCGGGTGAAAGCTGTTCAAGCGGCTTACCACCACCGGAGTTTAAAGCCTTTAAAAAAGTACGTACATCCTTTAGGATCAAAGGATCATTTTCTGCTTTGGGGTTGTTTTGGGCCATAACATTGAGTGTTATAATAAAAAGTAAATAAATGAGGGTTACTAATCTTTTGCGTTTCATGATGCGGGTGTTTAAAAAATGATCGATTTAGGCTGCGTTGTACGCCGCAGCGAACACGTCCCTGGCGAATACCTCTGCGGTGGTGGGTGATGAATTTTCAGCCGTCCGTTGCTGGTAGTTCATGATGCCGTTTTTCAGGGAAGTTTCCATGTTCACGATATCTTCAGCGACGTTTTCGGAAATGCCCTGACTGATCATACCCGCTTTAGCTTGTTCAACCGGAAATTCTACCAGTTGCAAATCGGGTTTGCCAATTGATCTTCCCAGGATACCGGTGATCTCGCTAAAGGAATAGTTCCGGTCGCCCAAAACGGGCCGAACCACTTTGCCCTCAAAATCCAGGTTAGCTAATGCTTTTGCGGCAACAGCTGCCACGTCGCTGGTCGCTACCATCGGTATTGGGTGATCCGGGTAAGCGGTCGTGCCGTTGATCCCGCTGTTTTTGATGAGGTTGATATTGAGTAACGCATTATCGAGAAAATAAGCCGAACGCAGGTGCATGACATTGACGTCTTTTAATTGGTTCAGCTTGACTTCCTGTTCAGCCAGGCCGGCAATTAGGCCATTGCCTTCGTGTAACTGTGCACCCGCGCTGCTCAGGCTGACCACATATTGAATACCCGATCTTTTGATCGCCTCAATAGCCGCATCCCCGACTTCCCTTTGGAACGCCCGGTAGTCTCGTGCTGTGAAATTTGGTGGTAACAAAATAAAGGCGCTGTCGGCACCCTTAAATGCAGCAGTCAATAAATCAGCATCGGTGATATCGCCGGGGATCAGTTCGGCCCCTGTATGACCGAACCTTTTTTCGAGGTCTTCCGACCTGGCAATTAATTTTACATGGTGTCCTTCGTTAATGAGAAGGTCTGCGATCTTACCGCCAACTTTGCCGGTGGCGCCTAAAACGACGATTGTCTTTTTCATAAATTTTTTCTTTTTTGTTGAGGACAAATTTCTATATTTGATTTCATAATCACCAGTACATACTAATTTGTACTATAGTATCTAAAAAGAAAGTAATGAGAAAAACAACGTCAACCAACTTTTCTAACGAAGAAGCGCTGGCTGCTATTTGCCCGATGCACAATGTGATGCGGGTATTGGGCGGGCGCTGGAAGATCGCGCTGCTGTATTTTATCCACCAGGGCCATCACCGTTTTGGTTTATTGCAAAAGAAAATGCCTTTTATCACCACGAAAATGCTCAGCGCACAACTCAAAGAACTGGAACAGGACGATCTGGTGATCAGAAAGATTTATGCTGAAATGCCGCCACGTGTCGAATACTCGTTAACCGAAAAAGCACAAACTTTATTACCCGTATTGGAAGACCTTTATAATTGGGGAGAACAATACATCACGGCCCAGGCATAAAAATCGCACAGATATAAGACAACATACATGTATGATCAACTATGAATAAAGTGTATGATAAACTGTGAATTATAACAATAGAGCCTTTTACGGGTGATGCATTAACCCGATGAGAATGATGGTAATGGTTGCCTCCTGCGAATTAATAAAGTGCTTTTGGATAGCACGTTTTGCTTTTACGAGATGGTCATTTATGGTCGAAGTGGAAATCCCCAATATCTGGCTTACCTCCTGATAGCTTTTACCCTCTACTTTACACAGGTTGTAAACCATACGGCGCTGGGGCGACAGCGAAGAAATTGCCTGTTCTATTAGTACATTGCTTTCCTTAAAATTGATATGGTCTTCGATATGGTCATACAATTCAGTCATGGTGTAAGTTAGCCGCTGAATGAGCTTCTTATCTAAAGCGGCTTTACGGTAAAAATCCGCCACGAGGTTAGCGGCCATCCGGTACAGGTAGGAAGAGAATGATTGTACGTCTGAAAGATTGGTCCGGTTGAGCCATAATTTAAAGAACACTTCCTGTAGCAATTCCTCAGCAAGATCGTCGACGCGTACCAGCTTCAGGAGGCTCCCGTAAATCCTGTCCTTGTATTGACGATAAATATGATCAAAGGCCCGTCTGTCCCCTGCCTGTAACCGCAACAGCATTTCTTTTTCATCCACATGCAGGGGAACAATCATCCTTACCGTATAATACGATAAAGTTAAATAAATATTTATCCAATGTAAAGACCCTGAGCATAAAGTATCATTACTGATACTCTATGCGAAATTGGATACCGCCAACAGCGGAAAAACCACTGGCACCATAGGTAAGATCCATACTACCTTCTTTATGGACAAGTTTCGTCGCGCCCGCGCCCTGGAATACTAACGTAACCGGAAGCTGGTTTTCAATTGCAAAACCCGTTTGGTTGGAGGCTTGCTCAATAAACCGGCTGTCCATTTGTGAAAGGTATGTTCGCTGTGCCTGATTTAATGTGAAATTGTCATTGAGCCAGGTAACAAGATCACTGCGGATTAAGTTCGCCTGCGTTAGGCGGTCGTTTTGACTAAGCTGATTAAGTTCTGCTTGTTTTTGCTGAACGCCAGCGGAGGTAAATGGTTGTTGTGACATAATATAAATTAGTTAGTTAAACACGTAATAGGCTACGTTAAAAAGGGGTAGGAAAAAAACAGAAACGGCGAATTATTGTTTTAACAAAAATAATATTGCTTGTATGAGCCTTGAAAAAACATCATCTGGCTATAATGATCTTTATTTCAGAATTATTTTAGCCTTACTTGCCGCACACACTATACTTTGGTTCGCCGCCAAAGAAAGTATCTTCCAGTTATGGACCTCATGGTTCTATTACCGAGACATGGCGCTCAGTTTTCTGATCGCATTTTTGTTGATCAGTGAAGTTTACCTGGCTACCTCTAAGCTGGATAAAAAATATGATTGGAAGCAGTATACGGCTGAGCGCATCGGCTTGCAGGTAACCTTTGCGCTGGTTATGCCCTGCATTACCGCTTTTCTTTTGGCTGCCGGATATTTTCGCATTTTTCATCTGAATATCCTGGAAACAGACTATATAAAATTGGATTTCCCTGTGATCGTAATCCTGATAATATTACTGAATGTCTACTATTTGGCCTTTTATTTTTACAGACAATGGCAGCTTGCAGAAAGCAAACAGATCTCCGTTGAAAAACCATTGAGGAAGGTAAGGGAAACTTTTGTTGTACAGAAAGGAGCGAAGAATATTCCGTTGCCCGTAGAAACGATAAGCTACTTTTATCATGACGGGCAGTACAATTTTCTGCGCACGAAAGAACGTGAGGATTTTATGGTTAACCAGCCATTGGACGAGGTACAGAAAGTATTGCCTGATAGCCTTTTCTTCCGGGTCAACAGGCAAATGATTGTAAATTTCAACGCTTGCCAGCATTTTGAACCCATAGAATTTGGCAAACTGGAATTGATCGTAACCCCTACGACAAAAGAGCAGATCGTCATCAGCCAGAAAAGGGCGAAGCAATTTAAAGAATGGATCAGCAGATAAGGTAGCTAATCCCAAAACGGGCCAGCTGCTCTTAACCATTACTTAAAATTGTTATCGATATACCGTTTAGAAACTTTTTTGACCGTTCAGAAACTTTTTTAGTTCTCAAAAAAATGTTCATTTATTTTCGCTCGAAAGAGTAAAACTAAACTTGGAGCACAAAAACAAAAAAAGGAAAAATTATCGGTGGACTGATATCGGCACGTTAACAGTAATATTGATTATTGGGGCGACCATCATCATTTACATATATGTTCTTCTAAACGGCTCGCTGGATGTATAATCAACCACTACTTTGATTGATTTATTTAATCAAAAAAAGCCAGCCTGAGAACAGGCCAGCCAGTTTATATACCTCATTTTCTAACCCAATTTAGCCAACTGCGAGTAATCCTAAGATCATCGTCTTAAGCTCCCACGAACTATTACCCTTTACCCAGCAGGCATCAGCACCGCTTGCGAGCATCCCCGGAATTTCCCCGTTATTAAAGGTGTAGCCCAATATCTTTATCCGCGGCCACTGCCGTTTCAGGACGTTTGCAGTTTCCATGCCATTCATCACCGGCATATTAATGTCAAGCAGACAAAGATCAGGTAACACAGGACACTCATCTAACTGCAATAGAAAGTCTTTACCATTCACAGCCTGCAGGACAACCTGAAATCCCATAGTTGTGAGCATGTTGCTCATGCCTTCGCGTACAAGGGCATGGTCATCCACTACCGCGATGGTAATGGGAGTTGTAATATCCATTTTAAAATGAGGGGTAAAAAAGGGGTTACCCCTTGATGAAACGCATCGTGTTTTTTTCGCCGGTCGGGCCGGTCATTTCTAATAGATATATCCCCGCCGAAATATTGGGCAACGGTATGATGTTGCCCCCTGTTTGCAATGCACCCGTTTGCAGGTTGATACCGGTAACCGTTAATATGCGATAAGCTGTCGTTCCCGGAATACCGGTAACTGATAACTCATTTGTAGCCGGGTTGGGATATACTTTAATATCAGCCAACGATAAAGTTTCTACACCCGTTGTATGCGCAACTACAATATCACGGCACACCAAATTATTACCGCAGTCGGTATAGACTGTGACGCAAACATGGTAAGTGCCGGAATGGGCAAAGGTGTGCAATCTCGCCATACCGGTATCCCGATGACCATCGCCATAATCCCATACTACGCTATCCAGTCCGGCTGTAGTTCCTGTAAAAGCAAAACCATGCACCGCATTTCCGGTATCGGTGAATGCCGCAGTAACAGTGGTAATACAAGTTATAATTACATCATGGCAGATCGTGCTATGCCCACAGGCGGTATAGGCGGTAACGCAAACATGAAACGTACCCGTTGTTGCATAGGTATGGCTTGGGGTTGTACTGGTAGAGGTTCCACCATCGGCAAAATCCCATCGCACACTATCTAATGCAGCGGTTGTGCCGCTGTAGTTGAAACTGATCGTTGCCCCTGTTCCGCTCGAAGTAAACGCTGCTACCGGAGCCGTAGTACAAGTAATCACGATAGTATTGCAGTGTGTATTTGTGCCGCAATTGGTATGCACGGTGGCACATGCAGTATACGCGCCGGGAGCCACATAAGTATGACTTGCCGTAAGGCCTGTTGCCGTACCGCCGTCACCGAATGTCCAGGTAACGCTATCCAGACCAGCCGTTGTTCCGCTATATGTAAAGCTGCGCGAAGCACCGATGCCGGTAAAAGTAAAGGCTGATACCGGGGGTGTTGTGCAGGTTACTACCATGACATTGCATGAGGTTGTAGTACCGCAGGAATTGGTTGCCGCAAGGCAGATCACATAAGTACCTGCTGCCGAAAAAGTATGTGAAACCGGCGTAGCTGAACTGGCTGGCGTACCGTCGCCGAACGTCCATGAAATAGTGCCCGCTGTGCCTAAACCAGTGCCTGTATAAGTAAACGTTTGGGTAAGCCCGGTTCCTGTGGTGGTATAGGCCGCTGTTGGCGCACCTGCGCATACAATAGTTATATCGGAGCAATGTGTATCGCTGCCGCAAGCTGTATAAACGGTAACGCAGGCTGTAAATATCCCCGGTGAGCTATAAGTATGGGTTGGGCTAAGGGCAGTACTTGTACCGCCATCGCCAAATTCCCACCGCACACTATCTATACTGGCTGTTGTCCCAGTATAAGTAAATACCCGTGTAGCAGCGCCGACCTGTGTATAATTTGCCACCGGCAACGTAGTGCAGCTACAGTCCACACCATATTTCATGATAAAATAATCCGTGTTACCACCAACAGAAGTATAAGGGCTTAAAGAGCCGCCCCAAACATTATTAACTATTGCGCCACCGATATACAGACTACCTTTTTTATCAGCCGTGATCGCGTAAGCATCATCATAAAAACCTGTTCCGTGTATTTGCTGAATCGTATGCACATAGCCCGCCGTGTCCAGTATCGTGAAGTAACAATTGTGGCCTTCACCGGAATAAGAAGTAATTGTGTCACCACCGCTCGCAATAGTTCCTGCAATGGTTCCTGCAGAGGCAATTTTGTTATTGGGTAACAACGTTATTGCATTCAGAAAATTAATATCAGAAGTTCCACTATAGGCTTTTTTCCATCTAAGGTTACCGGCGGTATCGAGTTTCATCATTACAGAAAAAAAATATGGTGAAGTGGACATTGTATTTGATGATGTATCATGCTTGTACACCAATTTCCCGTTGCCACCGCATGTAACATATAAGTGGCCGATATCATCCGATACAATACTTGCAAAAGCTGCTGCATCTACGATTAATGGATTGGACAATGTATCCGTCCATATTAAGTTACGCGAAACATCGAACGCCGCAATGTATGGATGGTAAGACATTGGAGAGGACGTAAGATAAAAAGGAGCACTTCTTGTACCATGCACATAAAGCTTGCCGGTAGATTTGTCTATCGCTGCCCCATCCACTTCCAGTGTTGTGTCCTGCAATAATTGAGTGGCACTCAATAGCGTTCCTGATGCGTCATATGTAAGATCATAAACGCCATAATGAGAACTAACAGATGACGACAGTGGAATGCCGACACCAACGGAGCCACAAATAAAATGCACATTGTCGCTGCCATCCATCACTATAGGGTTACTTTGTCCCGCAAATGCTGAAATCGAAGCGAAGGTACTTGGCCCAACGAAGCGTATCCAATTGAACGCACCCAGTGTATCAAGTTGAATGACACCTAAAGTAGAATACGGAAAAGTAGCAAATGAAGTATCATAACCAATGTACAGGGTATGAGTTGGACCCGAGTGAGGAAATGATCCGGCTATATAAACATGCCCCGAATTGTCTGTTGTTATACCATAGTTCTCATTGTTTGTTGATGTTGAGCCAATAAGTTTTGCCCAACGCATTTGACCGCTACAATTGTAACTAACTACAAAAATGTTATTTGGAGCGCCATAAGCCCCTGAAGGTCTATGGAAAGTATCGGCTATAATAGCATTATTACCTACAATGCCTATACCATATACGTTGCCGTTAGCATCGGTACACATATGATCCATTTCCTCATCGCTGTACGCGCTCGAAAGATCCTGACTGGTACCGCCGCCCTTCACCCATTTATAGGTTTGCGCATTCAGGCTTACTTGTAGAAATAGTATTGTAAAACAGAGTGATAGAGATGTTAACAGCCTTTTCATGAATTATCTTTTAATAAAGTTAACTAAAGATTAAATGCGTAGCGTTTTTGATCGGGCTATTCCGATAAAAAATACCTCCCGCCTACCCTTAGGTAGATAAACCTGTCTTTTGGTAGACGGGAGGATATTGTTAATGTACTATTACTATTTGCTGCGTATGCAGTGGCCGTCCATCGCCTTCCATGCGGATAATATAGTTACCCGGTGTCCAGTCGGCTGTGTTGAGTTTCCAGTTACCGTGTATTTCCTGCGGTATGCTGTAGTTCATTTTCCGGCCCATCACATCATAGACCGCTAGCAAACGTCTGTTACTGCCTTCGCTGCCGAAGTCGTAAGAAACGTTCACCTCGCCCGATGATGGGTTAGGATATACCATGAGCGCACTGCTGATGAGGCTAT includes:
- a CDS encoding LytR/AlgR family response regulator transcription factor; the protein is MSLEKTSSGYNDLYFRIILALLAAHTILWFAAKESIFQLWTSWFYYRDMALSFLIAFLLISEVYLATSKLDKKYDWKQYTAERIGLQVTFALVMPCITAFLLAAGYFRIFHLNILETDYIKLDFPVIVILIILLNVYYLAFYFYRQWQLAESKQISVEKPLRKVRETFVVQKGAKNIPLPVETISYFYHDGQYNFLRTKEREDFMVNQPLDEVQKVLPDSLFFRVNRQMIVNFNACQHFEPIEFGKLELIVTPTTKEQIVISQKRAKQFKEWISR
- a CDS encoding T9SS type A sorting domain-containing protein; this encodes MKRLLTSLSLCFTILFLQVSLNAQTYKWVKGGGTSQDLSSAYSDEEMDHMCTDANGNVYGIGIVGNNAIIADTFHRPSGAYGAPNNIFVVSYNCSGQMRWAKLIGSTSTNNENYGITTDNSGHVYIAGSFPHSGPTHTLYIGYDTSFATFPYSTLGVIQLDTLGAFNWIRFVGPSTFASISAFAGQSNPIVMDGSDNVHFICGSVGVGIPLSSSVSSHYGVYDLTYDASGTLLSATQLLQDTTLEVDGAAIDKSTGKLYVHGTRSAPFYLTSSPMSYHPYIAAFDVSRNLIWTDTLSNPLIVDAAAFASIVSDDIGHLYVTCGGNGKLVYKHDTSSNTMSTSPYFFSVMMKLDTAGNLRWKKAYSGTSDINFLNAITLLPNNKIASAGTIAGTIASGGDTITSYSGEGHNCYFTILDTAGYVHTIQQIHGTGFYDDAYAITADKKGSLYIGGAIVNNVWGGSLSPYTSVGGNTDYFIMKYGVDCSCTTLPVANYTQVGAATRVFTYTGTTASIDSVRWEFGDGGTSTALSPTHTYSSPGIFTACVTVYTACGSDTHCSDITIVCAGAPTAAYTTTGTGLTQTFTYTGTGLGTAGTISWTFGDGTPASSATPVSHTFSAAGTYVICLAATNSCGTTTSCNVMVVTCTTPPVSAFTFTGIGASRSFTYSGTTAGLDSVTWTFGDGGTATGLTASHTYVAPGAYTACATVHTNCGTNTHCNTIVITCTTAPVAAFTSSGTGATISFNYSGTTAALDSVRWDFADGGTSTSTTPSHTYATTGTFHVCVTAYTACGHSTICHDVIITCITTVTAAFTDTGNAVHGFAFTGTTAGLDSVVWDYGDGHRDTGMARLHTFAHSGTYHVCVTVYTDCGNNLVCRDIVVAHTTGVETLSLADIKVYPNPATNELSVTGIPGTTAYRILTVTGINLQTGALQTGGNIIPLPNISAGIYLLEMTGPTGEKNTMRFIKG
- a CDS encoding response regulator; this translates as MDITTPITIAVVDDHALVREGMSNMLTTMGFQVVLQAVNGKDFLLQLDECPVLPDLCLLDINMPVMNGMETANVLKRQWPRIKILGYTFNNGEIPGMLASGADACWVKGNSSWELKTMILGLLAVG